In Malus sylvestris chromosome 2, drMalSylv7.2, whole genome shotgun sequence, the genomic stretch ATAAACCTTACCAACTGCCAAATTGCAGACAACGAAAAgaaaaccaacataaaaatattcaaaattgaAGCTCATACAGTATTACAATTTCAAAAAGCTTCGAACTTGCTTCTTTATGCGGCCAATTGACATCCTTGCTCGCCTTTTAATCAGATGGGCTCACCAGCCGCAGCCGAAGATGCAATAATACCGGATTGAACTCAGACCAACGAGCCGGAATCCCATCAATACTTATGCTGTAGCCTCTTTAGCCTCCTCATCTGCGACTGAAGACGCACCAGTATCAGAAGAAGCCAAACCTAGACCCTGCTCCAATTTCTTCCAGGCAACCAAAACATTAGGAGGGAACTTCTTCTTGATCGTGCGTATCAATCCCTTGGcctccttcatcttcttctttttcaccAATCCTTCAGCCAAATACTTCATTGTATTGAAATCGGGGATCTTATGCACCTCCACACTTCTCTTGTAAACTTTATACGCCTTGTCATAATCCCCACTTTcacacaaataaaatatcaaagtTCGAAAAGTTGCAGCATTTGGATTACAAGCATTTCCCTCCAACCCCTCATAAACCTTGACAGCTTCTTCCATCATCCCATTCCTGCAATAGCAAGTCATCAAGTAATTGTAACTAATAGTATCCGGTTTCAGCCCGGCATTCGCCATTTCCTCTATCAAAGCTTTCACATTGTCCGCGCTCCCGCCATGGACATACATAATCTTCACATTATAAGCCGCAGCATCAACCTCAACGCCCTTCTTCACCATCTCATCCCACAACTTCTCTGCCTCTTCGCCATTGCCCTTCTTGTACAAAGCATTGAAAATTGTAGTGAACGTCACCGCAGTGATCTCAATACCCTTCTCCTCCATCAACCTCAGCGTCTCCATCGCCTTCTCGGGCTTATCCGCAGCACAATACGACTTAATCAGTATACCATACGACACTTTATCAGGGGAGACCCCATGCTTGTTGGGAATTTCGTCGAAAAGCTGGGGGACTCTGTCGAAATGCTTAGAATCGTTGCAGGCAGACAACAGAGTGTTGAAGGAAATGGCGGTTCTAGGAGTACCCAGCTGGTCCATCTGATCAAAGGTCCTCAATGCCTGGTCAAACATGCCGGCGCGGCCGTAGGATCGGATGAGGGTGGACAGGAACGGCTCCTGGGTGATTTTGGGGTCATTTTTGTGGGATTCAATGAAGGATTCGATGTCAGCAAAGCGGTGGGACTTGGCGAGGCGGCGGACGGTGAGATCCTGGGTGTAGCGAGACGAGGTGGGAGAAGAGTAGTGTTCGGAGACGGAGGAATAAATCTGGAGGGCTTTGTCAGGGTCGTACTCGGTTCGGAGCTTTGATTTCGCTTTTGAGATGGAAAGGGTAGACTTGGCGGTGGTGGTGGATAGATGGCGGAGGTGGCGGAGGGGAATTGAAGATgacatttttagggtttttgcagctttttgggggttttgggTGGATGCTCTTGCTCTGTTCTTTCGAaatgtttagggttttaggagTGCTGTTATTTGTCCTGTTGCTGCGCAACGTATGGGATTAGGATTTCCAGGGTAAAATTTTCCGACTTTTCACCCTctaattttcaacttttttatgAATAACTTGAGTGGAAAAAAATTAGTGACATTTTTGCATAATATTttggcttatttttagctagCTATTgcacatgttcttcatcaaaTCTTGTTTTACCCCTTTGCATTTTATACTCTCATTTTACCATTCTTTCCTCGTGCCCCACTTCACCCTCCACGCTTGTATTGTCACACTTTACCACCTATAATCTTCTTCCATATCCTACTCTAACCTATATCTTCAAATAAGTTACAAGACTCGTTGTTTGTGTTGACATGGCATGAGCAGTCTAGTCTTTTCAACTAAGCTGTTTGTGTGGCCTATATCATGTCATGTTAGTGGAATCCATGGATTAACAGATGTGGGTTAAACTCAAATTAGTGTTCGATTTCACCTATATtaagagaagaaaggaagaagaaaacgtTGAATTTCAAGATTCGGGAGTAAATTCGAAGTTTTCGCATCCCAATGCAACACTAAACTCACCAACATAATTGAAAAGACTAGATTGTCCATGCCACGTTAACACGACGACTATTTTAACTTATTTGACGAAATAGCGTAGTGTGTAACATATTCAAAATGAGTGCAGATGTTAAAAGGAGCTCTAGATTCTCCCCGCGGAGATGCGGTCGGATGCCAAAAACAGACCAAATACGTAATGCAATAAATAGAAAGACAGGAAATACCACAACTTATATTCAAGTTCTTAACTTCAGTCCTTCCactaactgaaaaaaaaaaaaaaa encodes the following:
- the LOC126590449 gene encoding pentatricopeptide repeat-containing protein At4g36680, mitochondrial-like, whose protein sequence is MSSSIPLRHLRHLSTTTAKSTLSISKAKSKLRTEYDPDKALQIYSSVSEHYSSPTSSRYTQDLTVRRLAKSHRFADIESFIESHKNDPKITQEPFLSTLIRSYGRAGMFDQALRTFDQMDQLGTPRTAISFNTLLSACNDSKHFDRVPQLFDEIPNKHGVSPDKVSYGILIKSYCAADKPEKAMETLRLMEEKGIEITAVTFTTIFNALYKKGNGEEAEKLWDEMVKKGVEVDAAAYNVKIMYVHGGSADNVKALIEEMANAGLKPDTISYNYLMTCYCRNGMMEEAVKVYEGLEGNACNPNAATFRTLIFYLCESGDYDKAYKVYKRSVEVHKIPDFNTMKYLAEGLVKKKKMKEAKGLIRTIKKKFPPNVLVAWKKLEQGLGLASSDTGASSVADEEAKEATA